The Budorcas taxicolor isolate Tak-1 chromosome 8, Takin1.1, whole genome shotgun sequence genome includes the window ctcaatttctgtttcttcctttactTTGGAAGGCAGGCTCTGTATTTATCAGGGATTTACCAGGTCACTCTAGCAAATAAACTGTTTGAAACAAAGGATGGGTTTTCTTTAGTGTCTGATttagagaagaggctgattattATGAGTCCATGAGCTCCCTCATGTTTCTCTTCCTTCTAGAACACGTCCCTGCAGGTCCATGTGGTTGTGCTTCAGGGAACCATGAAGTCAGGACTATTACAGACATCACGCTTGCTTTCCACCGTTTTCATACTGAAGACCTATTGTCCTTTGCTGGCCCGGCCAATACCCCTACCAAGAATTCTGGTTCTTCTCAGATAATATGGGTGGGGAGACTCTGATTCCAGGATAATTGTATTTCCCCAGCAGCACCTCACTCACACAGGAGAGATCACATGGCGCCACCCCCTGTCCTCTGGGTGACAGAGTCCCCTTGCTCACCTGCTGGACTCCCTCCCTTAGGGCAGACTCACCACATCCTGAGGACTCAAACATCTCCTTTCTGTGGAGGGCTTGTTTACTTGTTAGGAAAATAAATCGTCTTCGTGAACCATCAACTTTCACCTGCAGTGTTTGTGTGAAGGACCCTAGTTGTCAGTGGTGACCTCTTCTTCTCTGACCCGTTTCCCCAGGTGTCCAAAGTTTCAGCAAAGCTCAGTCCTTGAGAGCAAAAGTGCATTTGTGCAAGTTGGTGGAGGGATTTCCAACTgcaattattttgcttttagtaGATAAATAATATCTCCCCGGCTAAGTATAGTTTTTATTATTCAACTCTTTTACTTAAACTGTTCGACACTTGTTCTGCTCTAACTTTCTGAGCTGGAGGATGGAGATTCAGTATTGCTGTTGTCTCTTATTGGAAGCTTATGTCACGGAATCTAGTGAGTTACAGCTGTTCATTCAGGCAGTTGATTCCACCACGCATCTCTGTTCCTCTGAGAATGCAGGGCAGTGAGACCCAGCCTACTTGATCAGGAGAAATAGTCCTCTTTCCTTGAGTGTAATTTTTCCTTTAGACTTTTTATATTCAGTTTGTGACTTattttgggtaggctctgggagttggtgatggacagggaggcctggcatgctgcagttcatggggttgcaaagagtcggacacgactgagcgactgaactgcactgcactGACTGACTTATTGGACAAGGTTTGTCTCATTGCTCCTGTTGCGGTTGTAATTGATGATGATGTGAGAACAGCAAAGGGAAGTAAAGAAGCCAGAGGGGCTGCATCTCTATCGCTTTCAAGACgttagattttttttgtttctctttgcacATTTTCTAGAAAGTAAAATTGCACAGTTTTTTTGTGGGCAACAAGAAAACAAGAGTAAGTCTCAATGTCGTGAATATGAAAGAAGGGAAGTGGTTTTCCCCTGACCCAGTGACGTGTTCTGAGTTAGCAAACTTCAGTGCAGCACAGCTGGGGACAAGTCTGAGGCAGAGGGAAACGATGAGGCCAATATGAACAGCAGAAAGGCTGGGACAGGGCTGCTTCTTACAGAAGCGCAAAGAAGGACAAGTCCTTGATCTGTTGACTGCCCTCAGCTTTGTAAGACCAGCcacctaatttttcttttcttgaatcaGCATGTGGTCAGTAtaaggggaggaggaagaagtcACACTCACCAGCTCACCAGAGACAGGCAATCAGAGCCCCAGTTGCTCGAACACTAGTGCTCTCTGGCAGGGTCGACGAGACCAGCCTTGCTGATCATCTGAGTAGGTGATAAATCCACCTGGGCAAAGAGAATATGCTTTGAAATAACTAGAATGAAAGGGAATTAAATGATTCCAAAAGAGCCTGATCTTAGTCTAGCTAATAGTAACtatgacattaaaaataatacctgAATTTTATTGATTACTAACCCTCATGATCTCCCTAATATTGCAGCTCTCGGTACTATCACATTGATGGGTTGGGTTTCTGTgggtttttaagaatttttaaaatatttattttgtctgtttatttggctgtggcatGTCTTAGTCGATGTGTGCTGGTTCTTGGATCTTGGTTgcttcatgcaggatctttacttAAGCCATGGGAAGTCCTGCTTGCCAATCAGAATCTAGTTTCCTGGCGAGAGATCCAGCTCAggctccctgctttgggagcatggagtcctggcccctggaccatcagggaagtcaacGGGGAGGGTTTCAATACATGAATTTGGGGAACGCACACACATTCAGTCTGTAACACGGTAGTAAGGAGATACCAAGGTACTGTGTTTATGGCAAGGATTCACTAGCATATATTTCATTCTTGATATTAGTGAGGAGTAAGAACACGTTCCGTGATGCTGCCCTCACTTTTTATTGCACCTCCTTCCTGAACTGATTGCTAATTAAATGTTACAAGACTACCGTGGACATGATTACCAAGGACCTGCCAGAAAAATTTCACAGACTATCAGTGTTTATCAGAAACGACAGTGACAACAACTACAAACTCCTTAGCCTTTGTGAGGGACTCACGCAATACTTCCAGCATAGTTGAAACTGAGTTAATAGTTTTGTTTCGAAGAGCCTCCTGCCAAGACttaatttgaataaaatatcATCCAGTTTTCAAAACCTAACATGTCAGATTCCAAACTGCTCATCTAGACCGTGATGCCTGGGCACACTGCGTGCATTGAGCCCTCACTTAATTTCCTAGTTCATTTCTAATACGAGATGCACCCTTGTTGTTTCATACCTCGATGTGACAAACCTCTTATTTCCATTAGTTCACATCTACCTCCAAATTCTAGATAAGCTGAGCGATTTACAACGTATCTGATTATTTTGTataataagcaaaatgaaattatCAGTTGGTAGTTATTACTGAAAGTCTAAATGTGATCgaaaaaattaataattctaataattataaaataatcatgTTTAACTGTCCAAGATGATTCATATAGATTGTGCAATGAATCCTCACCATAAATTGGGGATACATGATGGACAAGATCCTTATGAGTTTTGACTCCAGCAGGAGATTGGGTTAGAAACATTTCAGTGAATCCTCTGTAGAAAACACCAAGCTGATGGCTCTTGTGACTGTaagtaaaaaaaatacttaatgcTTTTGAGAGGGTAAcgggcaggaaggccaggggtctccaaacagaggaaacaggctccaagtgtcagacattttttctctctctcttaagcggcaggaggaaacaaactagtgttatATTtgttccccttctctatacaaatttaaatagAGGTTTCTCttcaaattctgtgttgccataatgacacctggttccacctgaacttaacttttcccaaaccttgagctaaccaatgcattttttttatggaaatgtttgtcttaagctgtTAATATACTGTGTATTTGCCCTAGACTCTGTGTTCAAGTCAGTTccacctaaaggctcagaaccgacttgacaaaccagtctgttatacattgttctcctaatctgtgTTAATGAAACTGTATATTtgtttggaaatctgcctttcttcaagattcatgtcaattatTTTATGGCcggggatgactcacctggtgccaatgttatctcaatgcatgttgtgggtgaggggcctggtgcccttctctgagttttgagacatttcctttctctaattagcagaatgcattggagaaggaaatggcaatccactcctgtgtttttgcctggagaatcccagggacaggggagcctggtgggctgccatctgtggggtcacacagagtcagacatgactgaagcgacttagcagcagcagcagcagcagcagcagtagctatgtgacatctggctaaagactagcacaGGGCACTCTtactgcccccttctgatgtctatgtcagaagcgtTCTCTATCTCTGTTATACTttataaaactttgttacacaaaagttCTGAGACATCCAGCCTCGttactggccctggattgaattcttttccagaggccaagaatcctggtgtcttttgtggttcagcaacaaacATTTGCTTCCAAATTATATGAATTTGGGAAATGACAAAAAGAATAGAAGACGACCTAAGCTAACAGGTGAAATGTGAGGGATGGAGCAGAGCCTCCCCATTGCCATCAGCAGGGAGACCAGGAGTGCAGAAATTCAGCACTTCACCTGGGCCTCTCTGAAGCAGTTCAGGTCCTGCACTTAACTCCGGAGCCCTCCAAACTCCTTTTGCTGCGCCCCAGCGGCCGGGAGGGGGCGCCCGATCTCTCAGTAACTGACAGACCCGCACCGCCCACCCAGCGGGCCCGCCTGCAGGGCTGCCCCCTGGGGCATCAGATCCACGGGGAGAACTCGCGGGTGGCCGTGGGCAGGAGCCGCGACGGGAGCGAGGCGCCGCCGGGGCCCAGGGAGAGCTTGGGGCCGCGAGAACAGAGAGGAAACTTCCTTTTCGGGCCCACTGCCCAGGCGAGCTTTGCGCCGCGTCGCTCAGAGCCTTTGATTTCTGCACCTCCAAATTCTAGATAAGCTACCATTGCGTCCATCCTCCCCTTCCTGGGAGAAGACTTTAGCCAGAGCGTTTCACACCGGTGCCCTTGAATGCCGCGATTGACGGCTGGATATCACAGCATGTTGTGGTATGTTTTCAGATTCGGGGTTGTTTTGGAGTGagtggaagtcgttcagtcgtgtctgactcttggcgaccccgtggactatacagtccatggaattctccaggccagaatactgaagtgggtagcctttcccttctccaggagatcttcccaactcagggattgaaccagggtctccctcattgccggCAGATCTTgaccagccgagccacaagggaagcccttgtttaatGGGCAAAGGAGTAATTCAGGGAAAGGGGAAAGGTATCTACAATCTGGATGGGAATCTACTAGATACTGGGACCCTCCAGTGGGAAGACTTGGGGACAAAACAGACTTCTAAAGAAGCTCCTAGGTAAagggaaaattatttcatttaacattaaTATAAATAGTTAATTTCTCTTGTCATGTTCATTggttgaaaaatgttttaaaatgtataagtcTTCAACTCACATCAAATTCAACTATTTTCCTTGTGCCACACCAGTACTTTAAGTTCCTGGCTTTAATGGAAGCAAAATCATCAGTAATGTTTTCAATATTACTTCTTTGTATCTCTCTCTTCATCTGAGCGAAAGCCATATTTGACAGACTTATGACCCAGTAACTACTTTGAACAACTCATCTCAATTTACAAAatccttttttcctctcatttcttttaacCAAAGGTCATctattaagcattttttttaagtcagtttttcatTGGAGAGTTTCATGAACTTTTTCAAAATGTCTTCTCATATGGAtaagttgtttaaaaaattgcaaTTAAAATGATTTTGATTTCAGCATAATGTGTGCTCAGTAGACACCAACTGTGAAATAGGCAGTTGGGTATATGATTCCAGCATGCATCTTTGGAAGACATCATCATCAAGATAGATTTTTAAAGGCCTGAAAACTAGAGCAGGTCATGACCTAGTTCATCAGGTTGAACAGAAGACAGTTCTGGGCTTTGAATACAGGAAAACCTCAAACTTTTTGGTCACAAATGAAATTCAGACTGGATACCAGCCAGATGGCAGGAGTGCAGTGTGAGTGTGCAGCCTGGATCTGGTTGAGGACCTTGCAATCTGTGTGTCTTCCAGCTGGAGATCACGGAGTTTGAACGAAAATGAATCATGAGCTCCTTTACCTGGGTAAAGAGACAGTGCAAGAGCAGTGGGTGCATTCTCTATGGATCAGAAATTCACAGAGGAGGCCTGCACTTCCAGTGGATATGATGGGGAAAGGCTGTCATCTGTTCTAGTGCAGTGGTCTTAAAACTAACGTCTCAGCTCCACAGCTCTTCTCCTCAATGCTACTCTGTGATGCTGGGGCTGTAGTTCCTTCCAGGACATTTCTCCTTTGGCTGcagattgtttttctttcccataGCAGTTCCAAGGGTGGACTAGAAGGCTGGAaggaattttctgttttcctggagTATGACTGGTAACAACTGCCAtcaattaggaaaaggaaaactaatGGTTGCTGCTAGATGCTATGTGTCACCAGTCAGATGGGCAAAAACTAAAAAAGATGATAAGACCCTGTTTTGGTCAAGGTGTGAGAACATATAAGAGCTTCTATGGTCTTGAATATGGATTAATGTAGCCATTGTTATCATGGACAGTTGGCAGTATGCATGTGTAAGGTTTATAtattttgacaaataaaattgacttCATGGCCCCTTATTCAGAGAAAGACTCTTGCTTCCGTTATAAGACACCTGCATACACTTGTAGCAGTCTCTCCTCTAAAGGCACTAATTTCTGAGAAGGACCGACTCTAGGAGGTGACACTGCCAGCACTTAGGGACTGAAGTCTTTATGGAAAACGactaggatcaaacccaggacagCTCAGGGATGGAGAGCAGAACCTCACACTGCATGGCCCTtgctcttttcttcctgcctgtgCCTTGCTGCTGAAAGACGGAAACCCAACAGAGAGTTGAGAAGGTGATTTTAGAAATGTCTTCAAGAAGTAGTAGAGTAGTACTCACACTAAAGAACAGGAAACGTTATTAAGGAGTAATGTGTGTGATTTTCTGCATTCATGTGAATGCAGAAATCTCTATGATTTccctattatttattttcatgataGATCAAAGCATTTTCTACTAATCCTTCTTCCTCAAAGAATTTCTGTGACTTCTTAAGAATACTTCTAGAAGTCTGAAACACAGAAATTGGAATTGTCTTCAGCTTTGAGCACACGAGAGTTCACACACTTAATATACTGTGAAAGTAGCCCccaagttaaatatttttaccaAAGACCTAGCATCTTTCCAGTGTTGCCTTTCAGTCACTGCCTCAGGCCAGCTGTCCTGTCTGCTCCCTGTGGGCAGCTACTCTGGGACTCACTGTCCTGATTATTTGCACCAAGCACACTTTTGTGCTTCTTGTAATATGGACTTATTGATCCAAACAGTAGTCCTATGAAAAACTACTGTTATTTTCCCCATATTTGAGAAGAAGATCAAGATAgaatgcatgcctgcatgcatgctaagttggttCAGACAGGTCCAGCtcctgtgacccatggactgtagcccaccaggctcctctgtccatgggattttcaagaaagaatactggagggggttgccatatcCATCTCCTCAGTGTTTGTGATATTTTTCAGGGTCACACTGCTGTTAAATAGCAGAGCTGCATTCAAAGGTTTTGAAACTTCTAGAGCTCTCCTTTCACTTGTGCTCTCTTCCAGTGATTTCCACTCAGAGAAACTTTGAAGCCAGAAACCATCACAGAACAGAGCTCCTGTGTTGGAGGCAGTGAAGATAGAGTGTAAGGGAGTGGATTGTTCAGTAAAGCAGGACCGAGGAGAAGGCGGGAGGAAGAGTAACAGGAGTCAGGCTCAGCCACTCAGCACATGTTGgcagcttccctggaggaggggagtcCTCCCCCCACATACTAACACCAGCCATTCTCTGTTGATTGGGTATAAACTAGTTATACTTGTGGCTTCAGGACTACTCATTTACCGCCGTTTCAGAGACTCCTTTCTACCTGTTTCTTTTGGGTGGAGGGGGCTGCACtccacagcttgcaggatcttagttccctgaccaggtatccatGGCACCTGAGCTTCTcacactggaagcatggagtccattccactggactgccagggatccAGAAATTCTACCTTTTGACAATCATTTCCTGAAAAGTGATACAACTATTCTGTAGTATAAATGGACAAATGCTATTCCACGATAGGTTTATGTAGACCAAATAAGTATTTAGTTCTTCATAATGAAAAAAGTAATTACTTTCAtaagaaattaacaaataaaacaaattagaagaataaggaaatgaacatattttctaaattttattacaatgcagaaaaacatttttacatgaaaatataaatatgatgagataaaagaaaaaaatgcataaataaatataaataacatcaGGGCAGTCGTCCCTTATGGACTGAGCCCCGTGCAGTTGAATACTTTTTATATCTACTTGCTTATTGCTACTGAGAAATTACTATTGATTGAATTCAGGAAACATTGTGGTTAAAGCAGAAATCAGAGTCTTCTGAAATGACCTCAGGGGAGCTTACAAGGGTGATGTGGCCTCTTAGTCAGTGAGAGTCATGTCAAGGTGAGCTCAGGTCTCCATCCATCATTCTTAACCTTTCTTGCAAGCTGACTGATGAAGACAAGGATCTCATGATTTCCATTCTGACAATTTCCCAGGCGCAGTCGCTGAATCCCTTCTCTTTCAGGTAGACATGGATGCCCTGGAAGTACCTCTTCACAGCCACGGTGGGGCCCGTCCTTCCCAGGGCAGAGTCTTTCTCTCCAGTCACCTGCACCAGACAGGAGTCCAGGTGGTCCAGCTGCTGATGGAGTCCAGTGCGGAGCTGCTCCAGGAGGGTGGTGTCCCAGGCAGCAGAGGAGCGCTCTGTGTGGAAGAGGTTGAAGCTCTGCTGGAGCATCTCGTGGAGCACAGAGAtggcctgggcctcctggagctggccgccctccaccatctcctgggggaAAGCGAAGTTTTTTCTCTCCTGCAGACAGAAGCGAGGGGAGAGTTTTCCCATTTGGCCCAGGAGCCTGAGGTTCTTCCTGCCAAGCAGCACTTGGTTTGGAGACAAGTCACAGCCCAGGGATCCTCCCGGGCCGTAGCTGACCAGCACCAGGGCCATGAGTAGAGAGAGCACGAAAGCCATGGGGAAGATGCGGCTGCTTCCGGGCTGACTGAGGCAGTGTCTGGTGAAATCTTGAGTTAGCTTCTCTGATGCCATGCTTTCTAAGGAAGGTCGTTAAATAGGGAACAtggtagttttcattttctcattgttttaatacactttcacttccttttttgaTTTCACTTATGTATTCACAATATGACCAAAGAAAATGTCATCAATATAAAGTATTAATTTTACCTATCTCCCAGTGACTTCAAATGTACCCATCCGATTGGATATGTGTCAATTAAATGAGAATGTTTTTATTACTCAACACTTTTACTTAAACTGTTCAACACTTTTCTGCTCAGAGTTTCAGAGCTGGAGGAAGGACATTCAGTGATGGTATCTCTCACTGGAAGCTTATGTCACTGAATCTAGTGagtttcagtcattcattcaggcAGTTGATTCCACTGGGCGTctctgttcctctgtctctttcttcctctgagaACGAAGGACGGTGAGAACCAGGCTACTCGTTCTGGAAGAAATAGCCTTCTTTCCTTTACTCGAGTATAATTTTTCACTTAGTTTCTACATTCTTTTAGTGACTTGCTGGCCAGGCTTTGTCTTTCAGCTCCTGCTCTAGTTCTAATTCACGTTGAGGTTAGAAAGATAAAGCGAAGTGAAGAAAGGCAGAGGGGCTGAGCTCTATCATATTTAAGacataatttttgttgttgttttttccctttgccACTTTCCTAGAAAGTAAAGTTCCACAGTTGTTTTGTGGGCAAAAAGAAAACTAATCTAAGTCTGAATGTCTGAATATGAACAAAGGGAAGTGGTTTTCCCTGACACAGTGATGTCTTCTGAGTTAGCAAACTTCAGTGCAGCACAGCTGGGGATGAGGCTGTGGCAGACGGCAAGCATGAGGCCAGTATGAACAACAGAAAGGCTGGGCCACGGCTGCTGCTGACAGAAGCTCAACAAAGGTTAAGTCCTGGGTCAAGCGACTGTCCTTTAATTTCTAGATCAGCTacctcatttttctttcagttaatgCATGTAGGATTCGTttcaggagagaagaaagaggtcAAACCCATCACCTAACAAGAGAGGGACAACTAGAATGCCAATTGCTGGAGTACTAACCCTCTCTGGCAGTGTCTTGGAGACCAGCCTTGCTGAGCATCTCTCTAGGTTATAAATCCACTCAGGCAAGGAGAAGATGCTTTGAAAAAACTAGAATGAAATAGAATTGAATGATTGCAAAACATCCGGAACTTAATCTGGATAATAGTAATTATGATATTAAAAATTACAGCTGAATTTTATTGCCTGCTACTAATGGACTAGtcactttttaaattcttcaGAATTTTAACTGAATCCTCTCATTAGCTCTTAGGGTCACACTTACTTATACTCctggagaaaaatataaatctaGACAAATGAACTATTCCAATCATAGCAAAGATTCAAGAGCAAACCTTGGGGGCTTTGATTTGTCTGAaagatccaattaaaaaaaaaggaggggtgcAAATGAACACATTaaggaaacaatgaaataaatgataGGAGGAGAATGAGTTGCCGAAGACCCCTTAATCCATTTCAAATACCAAAGGGTCATGATCTATTGTTTTGTAGGCCACAGTGCGTGGTCTGAAGTCCGCAAAATTAAGATCTAATCATAAATGGACAACATCACTATTAAGTAGTTGGAAGGGAGTAGATTGCTCTGCCAGCTAAAAGAGAAGCAGGAGTTTGCTCattgtctagtggttaggatccaGCACTTTTCACTGCTGTGACCTgatttccatccctggttggggaagtcaGATCACACAAGCCTCGCTGAAGTCTAAGCTTTTATGAGTGGTTTCTTCAatgaaatatagtaaaataattttattgaccCTATGAGAGGTAAGCCCTACTTTCTATGTATTTAAACCTTTTGACCTTTTTTgtgagcttgctgctgctgctgttgctgctgctaagtcgcttcagtcgtgtgcgactctgtgcgaccccatagagggcaactcaccaggctcacccgtctctgggattctccaggcaagaacactggagtgggttgccatttctttctccaatgcgaaCAAACATAAAGCAGGTAACAGTCTCTCGCCACATGAattctgatatttctccttcaGGATGAGAATGAAAACATCTTTCAACATCAGGTTCTGCAGAATGAAGTCTCTACCCACTGCAGTCCCTGCCCTCCAACATGCCCTGATGGGAGTTCAGGGTTGAGATCAGGaacgaggcactctgtgctctgggaaaactgacACAAGAGGCCTTCTGATAGTTAGATAATTTCCAGAGAAAATTGTTGaacccaatttttaaaacttctcatgGGTAGAAAGCGCTAAAATCTTTCAGAGAGACATCTGTTCCTCCTGATTCTCGGCCACTTTCTCCCGAGATGTGAGTTTATCTGCACGCCACCCCTCGCCACAGTCGCCTGCATGCTGACCTCCTCTGCGTGCGTGGGGCAGGGCCTCAGAGCTGAGGGGGGCTGCGCTCTGGCCTGCAGTCCTCAGGAAGTCCTCCCAATAAAATGAACTCTCGGGAGTCATgtttttgggtgttttttttttttttggttgacaaGGACCCCTTCCAGGAGACCTCCTCAGGTAACCTGCTGTTCTCATTCGAAAGGAAGACACCTGCGTTTCTCACGCAGTCCCGCCGGGTCACCCCGGTGTCTACTGACGGAGTCCAGTGAAGAGGCTCTACTCTCTGTCCAACCTCTGGTCAAGATGTGGGTGTCGAGGAGGCCTATGCGTGGCCCAGATGGACACGCACGTGTGCTTCCTAGACAGAGCAGTGAATATTTTTCTCCTCAGCAGGGAGAAACTGGCTTGAATTGTGAAGTAAGCCTCAAGGCCTTGtatagttatctttttaaaaaatttctagctCAACCTATTAAATATCATTAAGTAATACTATAGAACTGACATGAAaagtttatttagaaaataatttgttaCTGAAATGGTATTTTTAGCGGTAATATCGGAATATTTTTTACTTGTTTAGAACCCTAATCCTCAAGAAGGTCTCCAAACCTCTTAATGTACTTTAAACGTtccctgaggggcttccctgggggctcagtggtgaggagtccacctgccaacagGACCACATGCGGTCCTAGAGGCTGCACGTGCTGCAGAACCGTGAGCCCGGGGGCACAGCTCCTGCCCTGTGCTCTAGACCCCGGGCCCTCACCACCGAAGCCTAGT containing:
- the LOC128052306 gene encoding interferon omega-1-like, which gives rise to MASEKLTQDFTRHCLSQPGSSRIFPMAFVLSLLMALVLVSYGPGGSLGCDLSPNQVLLGRKNLRLLGQMGKLSPRFCLQERKNFAFPQEMVEGGQLQEAQAISVLHEMLQQSFNLFHTERSSAAWDTTLLEQLRTGLHQQLDHLDSCLVQVTGEKDSALGRTGPTVAVKRYFQGIHVYLKEKGFSDCAWEIVRMEIMRSLSSSVSLQERLRMMDGDLSSP